One segment of Clostridium ljungdahlii DSM 13528 DNA contains the following:
- the nrdG gene encoding anaerobic ribonucleoside-triphosphate reductase activating protein codes for MGCKKIRLAGIAYESLVNGPGMRRVFFAQGCRHNCKGCFNPSTHDFKGGQLKDIDKLVCDIKDNPMVSGVTFSGGDPFEQPEEFAYMADKIKELNLNIWCYTGYTFESIVNGSDMAKKCLLNNVDVLVDGKFEENKKDTKLKFKGSSNQRIIDVKKSLDSNDVIVLTFS; via the coding sequence ATGGGTTGCAAAAAAATTAGATTGGCAGGTATTGCATATGAGAGCCTAGTTAATGGCCCTGGAATGAGACGGGTATTTTTTGCCCAGGGATGTAGACATAATTGTAAAGGATGTTTTAACCCATCTACCCATGATTTCAAAGGCGGTCAGCTAAAAGATATAGATAAACTGGTTTGTGATATTAAAGATAATCCTATGGTAAGTGGAGTTACATTTTCAGGTGGTGACCCATTTGAGCAACCTGAAGAATTTGCATACATGGCTGATAAAATTAAAGAATTAAATTTAAATATATGGTGTTATACAGGATACACCTTTGAATCTATAGTTAATGGCTCAGATATGGCAAAGAAATGTCTTTTAAATAATGTAGATGTGCTAGTGGATGGAAAATTTGAAGAGAACAAAAAAGATACAAAATTAAAATTTAAAGGATCCAGTAATCAGAGAATTATTGATGTAAAGAAAAGTTTAGATTCCAATGATGTAATAGTATTGACTTTTAGTTGA
- a CDS encoding ArsR/SmtB family transcription factor: MNNNSEIEVCSCTEIHKDCIECVRKSMLDEKTFMDLSALFKVLGDYTRIKIIYALFKKELCVCDITEILQMSQSAISHQLRILKTARLVKFRREGKSVYYSLDDEHINKLINAGLEHVKHN, translated from the coding sequence ATGAATAACAATTCGGAAATTGAAGTTTGCTCTTGTACTGAAATTCATAAGGATTGCATAGAATGTGTCAGAAAAAGTATGTTGGATGAAAAGACTTTTATGGATTTATCAGCACTTTTTAAGGTGCTGGGGGATTATACAAGAATTAAGATTATATATGCATTATTTAAAAAGGAATTATGTGTTTGTGATATTACAGAAATACTCCAAATGAGTCAGTCTGCAATATCTCATCAACTTAGAATTTTAAAGACTGCAAGGCTAGTTAAGTTTAGAAGAGAGGGAAAGTCGGTGTATTATTCCCTAGATGATGAACATATAAATAAGTTGATTAATGCAGGATTAGAACATGTAAAACATAATTAG